The following nucleotide sequence is from Ascaphus truei isolate aAscTru1 unplaced genomic scaffold, aAscTru1.hap1 HAP1_SCAFFOLD_673, whole genome shotgun sequence.
GGGAGGGAAAAAAGATGGAGGCTCCTTCATACTTTGTAGTAGATGTTGGCAGGGTTTTGGCTGGCCATGTCCTGGACGATGTACACGGGGTGTCCGTAGTCCCCGCTGACCTTCTCGTAGTGGGGGCAGAAAGCCCCCTCAGACGGGCGGAGGGGCATTATAATATCGCTGGCCTCGTGGCCATTGTTATTGCCGCCCCTCTTGGGGCTGGTGATGGAGCCCAGCGAGAGGGGCGGGTGGCGGGTGTCGCTATGCTTGGCCCGCCGGCGCCGGTGGCAGGCCCAGCCCGCCACGCCGAAGACCAGCAGGAGGAAGGTCGCGCCGCCAGCCGCGCCGGCCACCAGGGGCACGTGGGAGGGCGGGAGGGGTCCCTTGTCGTCCGTCTTCGTGGTGTTGCCGGACGTGTCGCCTGAGAAACGGAGAGAGACTGCGGGGTTGAGATGCTGACC
It contains:
- the LOC142485942 gene encoding ephrin-B2-like yields the protein PDVSPPSPLFSDPDGGASNLKPPSAGKDSGVPGSVPNPDTPNPGGDTSGNTTKTDDKGPLPPSHVPLVAGAAGGATFLLLVFGVAGWACHRRRRAKHSDTRHPPLSLGSITSPKRGGNNNGHEASDIIMPLRPSEGAFCPHYEKVSGDYGHPVYIVQDMASQNPANIYYKV